The following DNA comes from Leptospira neocaledonica.
GTAGTCTGGCAGACAAAGCTCTTAATTGTTCTCCCGAGGTTTTTAAGTGATTTTCGGAATCCCTTCTTTCAAAAACTCTTCCTATCTGAGAACTGATATGGGAAACCGCTTCGAAAAAAGAAGGATCGGTGGATTTATTTCCGGAGTAAAATTCTAAAACGCCGACTAAATTTTCTTTTACTAAAATAGGAATTCCAATTGCAGCTTCGATCCCAGACTTAAGAGAAAGTGTTTTCATTTCTCCTTTTAGATAAGAAGGAAAGTTTTCGAGTAGTATTGGTTTTCTGCCGCTTCTTACTCTTTCGGAAAGAATAGATTCTTCCTTTTTAGATCTGGTCCTTAATAAATTTCTAAATTCTTTTAGGGACTTCTCTTCTCTGGAAAAGGAGATGGAAGAATATTCCGGTCTTTCTGAATCCTCTAACACTAAACATACAAGACCAAGTTTCCAATCCGCGATCGCGCAGATTCGATCTACCGAAAATTGCAGCACCGATTCCACATCATTTGCTTCATTTGCGGCAGTAGCTACCTGTTGTAAAAGATTTAGAACCGAGATCTTTTTTAAGAGTTCGTCTTTTGTGTTTTGATCTTCTGGATTAGATATATCGACAGGATCTTCTTTGGAAAATCCTTCGAATTCATGAGGGAGAGGTTCGGAGAAGGAACCGTAACTCGGCTCTTGGTCGATATTCGAAAAGCCTTGCACCCCGCGATTATCCGATTAAAATTTTTATCTTTCAATCTGTTTTTTCACCTAACAATGAAGAAAAGGAAAATAGTAATGAATTAGATCGAAAGAGGTAGTGATATAAAATAAGAGAGAATATTCCTATTTTTTAAAGAATAAATGGATATAAGAAGGTTTTACCTGTTTCCCCGAAAACTCTATACCTAAATCTTCCTTTCTCTCCCTGAGCTTCTGATACAGGGTTCCTCCGTTATATAACGCTTCTACTTCTAAAACGATCCCGTTATTCGGATCCCCACCGGAGGTTTCGCTTACTCGATTCACTCCTTGTATAGTCCGTATAATCCCTTGTACATCTTTATCCAAGTAATCATCGTAACCTAGTCCGTCTATTTTGATCCGGATCAGGTTTCCAGGTTTCCATTTATTAGAGATCTGTTCTTTAATTTTAGGATAAGCTTTTTCCACCGATCTTTTGATAGACTCTTGGATGCCGGTGTTCGGATTGATATGAGGGGAAACTCCGGAAGAATTATCCGCGGCGATGATCCTTGCAGTATTTACATCAAAAATTTTGAATCTAAGAACGGATTGGTAAGAATGAAGTCCTGTATCTTCTATTCTTCCTAGATCAGTGACCTCTGTTTGACCCACGAGTAAAATCTGAGCCTCGGATTCGCTAGCCAAAGATAATATTTTGTCTTCAAAAGAATGTTCAGAAAAAGCCGCCGAATCCTTCTTCCCTTCTTTAAAAAGAACACGGTAGAATTGTTTTTTATCTAAAAAGTCAAAATCCGAGAAAATCCTTACGATCTCATTCTCAGTGATCCCGATCTTCTCCTTTATATTTTGTTTTCCTAATATTCTTTCTTCTATGAATACTAAAAACTTGGGCTTTCCTATATCCTTATATCTTTCTTTCAAAGCGTCCTGAATCGCCTTTTGGTTCACTTTACCTTTGGCATCGATTTCCAAGAGCCCGGTCGCTAATTTACGAGTTGGACCAATTTTAGAATATTCTAATACAAAGCCTTCTACGGAGGAATTTATGATACTATCCTTCAATTTGCCGCTGATGACTTGGGTTGATCCTTGGATTAATTCTCCCAGGCCATTCTCCAAAATTTTTCGTTTTGCATTTAATTCTAATTCTTCTTCATTTTTGCCCTGAATGTTTTGTACATATACAAACTCGTCCCTGGAGTCTTTTACGGAAGAAAGGCAGGAAATTAAAAATGCAAAGGATAGAAAAAAGAAAAAGGGATTAATAGGAAGGAATTTGAATTTCATAGGATCGAAAGGATCTTTTCGACTTATTGGACCTCGTTTTCCGGCTTTCCGTTTCCAAAAGAACCTAAAGGAAAGCTTGGAAAATTTTTATTTTAGCCCAGTTTGGTTTCGATCTGAATCGGATGAGTTAGGGTTTTATGAACAGGGCAAGCGTTCGCAACCTGTAGAAGTCTCTCTCTTTCCTGTTCGCTCAAATTACCTTCCAGTTTTACGATCCTTTGGATCTCTGTATGATCCGTCCACTTAGTGAGATTTAGTTCCACGATCACTTGCTTCAGATCCATTTTTTTTCTTTGGGCATACATTCTGACTGTAATGTCAGTGCAAGCCCCCAAGGAAAGAAGAAGGAATTCATGAGGAGAAGGTCCCAGGTCCCCTCCACCATCTTCTTTGGATTCGTCCGCGATTAACTCGTGGTTTTTACTACGAAGGATTGTTTTGTAATTTTCTGGAGTGCTGAGTACCGTAACTTCTAGATCGCTCATAAGATAAGAAGAATGAGAAATCCACTTTTAAATGCAATCTTAAATCGGACTTTGGAATTTCAAGGAAGAAGAGTCAGCCTTCTTCCCTGAAAAATAGATCCATTAAGCCTCGGTAGGAAGTACCACTTCCGATTCACCTTTAACTGGGGCTGGGTGTTTAGAAGAAACGTATTCGTTCACCTTATACATGATCGCAACAGTGATCAAAATGGCCACAATCACAACATAACCCAGATTGGGATAACCTTGGATATAGCCGCTTGGGGTTTGGACCACGATTAATCCAGCCGCGTAAGAAGCAATCCCACCGGATAATTGCTGCAGAGAAGAACTGATCGCCATATAAGCCCCTCTATCTCTAAGCTCAGGCATCGCAGAATTTAATGCTTGAGCCGAAATCACTCTACCTGTAATCACCACGAATAACGCAGAGTTGATCAATATTACAAACCAAAGGGGAGTAATCCCCATTGCAGTGTAGTAGAAAAGTATCCCGCAAGCGATTAAAGAAGAAATAAGGAACACGGGATATTTTCCGAATTTGTCCGCTGCTCTTCCTATCAAAGGACCTGCAGCCATACTTACAA
Coding sequences within:
- a CDS encoding OsmC family protein, whose protein sequence is MSDLEVTVLSTPENYKTILRSKNHELIADESKEDGGGDLGPSPHEFLLLSLGACTDITVRMYAQRKKMDLKQVIVELNLTKWTDHTEIQRIVKLEGNLSEQERERLLQVANACPVHKTLTHPIQIETKLG
- a CDS encoding GAF domain-containing sensor histidine kinase; the protein is MQGFSNIDQEPSYGSFSEPLPHEFEGFSKEDPVDISNPEDQNTKDELLKKISVLNLLQQVATAANEANDVESVLQFSVDRICAIADWKLGLVCLVLEDSERPEYSSISFSREEKSLKEFRNLLRTRSKKEESILSERVRSGRKPILLENFPSYLKGEMKTLSLKSGIEAAIGIPILVKENLVGVLEFYSGNKSTDPSFFEAVSHISSQIGRVFERRDSENHLKTSGEQLRALSARLQEVREEERLLIAREIHDELGQLLTVLKIDLTLLKNNFQKSKSSDSVVSELLSMIKVADSGIESVQRIATELRPLILEDLGLLEGIEWYAKDFEKRTGIRCEIRIPVGILSLEKDASIALFRIFQEALTNAARHSKASSIQITCLEEGQFLILKIQDNGIGIDPKKMNQSKSLGLIGMRERAVVLGGEVSISGGSEKGTSVIVKIPVSNRNKEEFL